One genomic segment of Nitrosopumilus sp. includes these proteins:
- a CDS encoding fibronectin type III domain-containing protein translates to MRYVYKNDAVGSNTPSLTVTLKQGPMSIASWTHSSIPTSFVLTTQTLSSIQSDSITNYSDLRISFNAQCDALCGNSPSAKNSISVSWTEFSVGDAPISVPAQVTGLSAVAVSPSQINLSWTAPNDGGSAITGYKIERESPIGSGWSILVSNTGNTNTNYSDSGLNHSTTYQYRVSAINAIGTGSPSDAVSATTQSMTSTIPAQVTGLSAVAVSPSQINLSWTAPNDGGSAITGYKIEQKDGPWSTIVANTGDATTVYSVTGLNADTTYQYRVSAINAIGTGSPSDAVSATTQSMTSTIPAQVTGLSAVAVSPSQINLSWTAPNDGGSAITGYKIEQKDGPWSTIVANTGDATTVYSVTGLNAVPHISTG, encoded by the coding sequence TTGAGATATGTTTACAAAAATGATGCTGTAGGTAGCAACACTCCGTCACTTACTGTCACATTGAAACAAGGTCCCATGTCCATAGCTTCTTGGACTCATTCTTCAATACCTACATCTTTTGTTTTAACAACACAAACACTTTCCTCAATACAATCTGATTCTATTACAAATTACTCTGATCTGCGAATTAGTTTTAATGCTCAATGTGATGCTTTATGCGGAAATTCTCCTTCTGCTAAAAACTCGATTTCTGTATCATGGACTGAGTTTTCAGTGGGCGATGCTCCAATATCTGTACCTGCTCAAGTTACTGGACTTTCTGCTGTTGCAGTTAGTCCATCTCAGATCAACTTGTCATGGACTGCACCAAATGATGGTGGCTCTGCAATTACAGGATACAAAATTGAAAGAGAATCTCCTATAGGTAGTGGTTGGTCTATTTTAGTTTCTAACACTGGAAATACAAATACAAATTATTCTGATTCTGGATTAAATCATTCTACCACATATCAGTACAGGGTAAGTGCAATCAATGCCATTGGAACAGGTAGTCCATCAGATGCTGTCAGTGCAACTACTCAGAGTATGACATCTACAATCCCTGCTCAAGTTACTGGACTTTCTGCTGTTGCAGTTAGTCCATCTCAGATCAACTTGTCATGGACTGCACCAAATGATGGTGGCTCTGCAATTACAGGATACAAAATAGAACAAAAAGACGGTCCGTGGTCAACAATTGTTGCAAACACAGGAGATGCAACAACTGTATATTCCGTTACTGGACTAAATGCCGATACCACATATCAGTACAGGGTAAGTGCAATCAATGCCATTGGAACAGGTAGTCCATCAGATGCTGTCAGTGCAACTACTCAGAGTATGACATCTACAATCCCTGCTCAAGTTACTGGACTTTCTGCTGTTGCAGTTAGTCCATCTCAGATCAACTTGTCATGGACTGCACCAAATGATGGTGGCTCTGCAATTACAGGATACAAAATAGAACAAAAAGACGGTCCGTGGTCAACAATTGTTGCAAACACAGGAGATGCAACAACTGTATATTCCGTTACTGGACTAAATGCCGTACCACATATCAGTACAGGGTAA
- a CDS encoding 50S ribosomal protein L40e, translated as MPITDPEKKRIAQQARLVMRICFNCGCRNDIGAKRCRKCRNPYLRLKNRNLGVKK; from the coding sequence ATGCCAATCACAGATCCAGAAAAGAAACGAATTGCACAACAAGCACGTCTAGTAATGAGAATTTGCTTTAACTGTGGTTGTAGAAATGATATTGGGGCTAAAAGATGCAGAAAATGCAGAAATCCATACTTGAGATTAAAGAACAGAAATCTCGGCGTTAAGAAATAG
- a CDS encoding YlcI/YnfO family protein — MSRTVSARIPNDLHEELRQRCNLIGESINDFVKASIEFALFNTVEFDFGDEVADELDRQREEFRENHEK; from the coding sequence ATGTCTCGAACCGTTTCTGCCCGTATACCAAATGACTTGCATGAGGAGCTTAGGCAAAGATGCAACCTGATAGGCGAGTCAATCAATGACTTTGTCAAGGCATCAATCGAATTTGCATTGTTCAATACTGTGGAGTTTGACTTTGGGGACGAGGTTGCAGACGAACTGGACAGACAAAGAGAAGAGTTTAGGGAAAATCATGAAAAGTAG
- a CDS encoding matrixin family metalloprotease, whose amino-acid sequence MYASKNIDQKELLHQAIFYLAGTSKKDNQNNKTILITIVSLSVIIGSVIIGLSFDFTFDKVYDDSFTSNYVIQNLRGDTIDTWVSWKIPEGNLFHIHVVKSEYATEERLDAILNVIMSTEKIEIDDSLMHKGPSGITSTYYEGWMGALNSINSDTETPIPKKLHFHVTDKGEGDVLIQLTNLSSPDGYSGYTTSIVDETSHEILKSKIMIYDVNKLSIEELKTVIRHELGHGFGLAHSTAIEDLMYPVIETNYPYISECDISALVALYDGSKKSSVVCEK is encoded by the coding sequence TTGTATGCATCTAAAAATATTGATCAAAAAGAACTGTTACACCAAGCAATTTTTTACTTGGCAGGAACTTCCAAAAAAGATAACCAAAACAATAAGACAATTTTAATTACAATAGTTTCTTTGTCAGTAATTATTGGATCTGTGATAATTGGATTGTCATTTGACTTTACTTTTGACAAAGTTTACGATGATTCTTTTACCTCTAACTATGTAATTCAAAATCTTCGTGGAGACACAATTGATACTTGGGTTTCTTGGAAAATTCCAGAAGGTAATTTGTTTCATATTCATGTTGTCAAATCAGAGTATGCCACAGAAGAAAGACTTGACGCGATACTGAATGTGATAATGTCTACTGAAAAAATAGAAATTGATGATTCCCTGATGCACAAGGGTCCTTCTGGAATCACCTCTACGTATTATGAAGGATGGATGGGTGCACTCAACAGCATTAATTCTGATACTGAAACCCCAATTCCAAAAAAATTACATTTCCATGTAACTGACAAGGGTGAAGGCGACGTTTTAATTCAACTCACTAATCTTTCAAGTCCTGATGGATACAGTGGATATACTACATCAATTGTTGATGAAACAAGCCATGAAATTTTAAAATCCAAAATCATGATATATGATGTAAACAAATTATCCATTGAGGAATTGAAGACTGTTATCAGGCATGAATTGGGTCATGGATTTGGTCTTGCTCACTCCACAGCCATTGAAGACCTAATGTATCCTGTAATTGAGACAAACTATCCATATATCTCCGAATGTGATATCTCTGCACTGGTAGCACTTTATGATGGTTCAAAGAAAAGCAGTGTGGTGTGTGAGAAATAG
- a CDS encoding matrixin family metalloprotease, protein MKITKEEFQRIGKERLDAINNAIYSTETLEIPNNLLHTFPIDGSSTYYKGWAGALGTIQGTKFPIPIHYHSAVSDSGTGHITIQLTKLKNADGYSGHTRSQVDESNNQILKSQITIFDVDNLSLNELETIVRHELGHAFGLAYSDNPDDLMYPTIKTNFPYVNPCNIKAISELYDGNEKRTVTCEN, encoded by the coding sequence TTGAAGATAACAAAAGAAGAGTTCCAGAGGATTGGCAAGGAAAGACTAGATGCAATTAACAATGCAATATATTCCACTGAAACATTAGAAATTCCAAATAACCTTTTGCATACCTTTCCAATAGATGGGTCATCAACATATTACAAGGGTTGGGCAGGTGCATTGGGAACCATACAGGGCACAAAATTTCCTATTCCAATCCATTACCATTCAGCAGTATCTGATTCTGGAACTGGACATATCACAATACAACTTACAAAATTGAAAAACGCAGATGGATATAGTGGACATACAAGATCACAGGTGGATGAATCAAATAACCAGATATTGAAATCACAAATCACAATATTTGATGTAGACAATCTAAGTTTAAACGAATTAGAGACAATTGTACGACATGAATTAGGTCATGCATTTGGTCTTGCATATTCGGATAACCCTGATGACTTGATGTATCCTACCATAAAGACCAATTTTCCTTATGTTAACCCATGCAACATCAAAGCAATTTCTGAATTGTATGATGGTAATGAGAAAAGAACTGTGACTTGTGAAAACTAA
- a CDS encoding fibronectin type III domain-containing protein, whose translation MVLNWDAPQSDGGEPIFDYVVELSSDNGQTWNTYDDGISVVTETMISGLENNHRYLFRVFAVNMVGDGPFAQIDAMPTGFSSTGNYERPPPKIMGAGFYQIDTNNISDEYSKILLDVDIDSNGLFKQFVPYSMKSDKIDQETFGGFSNYEKRGQYVYLEKSSTFPTFFGKVGKPIQIQIRLEDQFASTKIEHLSLYTDNQSRDKSSAKIELNWNKGKPLSVIDQNGLLDTASAYFSLEDGFLWVVFDLVFEKEMETSDIFLESWNEMRDPSIKTLHDSFKVSKSDYVPKQRISLSVDVDLSHDTSNPTCHARDACFTPYNAKILKGGVISWINNDSFMHDVESGTPGNPTNEFDLHIMPGETLQKKFEKTGVFSYFCRLHPWATGMVTVLSEKQESIPVSTDLHKPVLHVASETSSGSIMIENTDTVIIPNKDLTFKISGHIKDKKKGQPIIVVIMRPDATTEKLRTTTMDKGYYFIPAKLNRNWQEGDYTVTTFYKNDKIASITFFVTDKKPVGFGGKLFDKRAELEKIISEYVDSSLLLTDLDNWMKENGYDKNDIEFIHEKLLNFGLKK comes from the coding sequence GTGGTATTGAACTGGGATGCTCCCCAGAGTGATGGTGGTGAACCCATTTTTGATTATGTTGTTGAACTAAGCTCAGATAATGGGCAAACATGGAATACATACGATGATGGTATTTCTGTGGTGACTGAAACTATGATTTCAGGACTAGAAAACAATCATCGCTACTTGTTTCGCGTTTTTGCCGTTAATATGGTAGGTGATGGTCCTTTTGCTCAAATCGATGCAATGCCCACTGGTTTTTCTTCTACTGGTAATTATGAACGACCTCCGCCAAAAATAATGGGTGCTGGGTTTTATCAGATAGACACGAATAACATTTCAGATGAATACTCCAAGATTCTTCTTGATGTGGATATTGACAGTAATGGTCTATTCAAACAATTTGTTCCTTATAGTATGAAAAGTGATAAAATAGATCAAGAAACTTTTGGAGGTTTTAGTAATTATGAAAAAAGAGGCCAATATGTTTATCTTGAGAAGTCTAGTACATTTCCCACATTTTTTGGAAAAGTAGGTAAACCTATTCAGATACAAATTCGTTTAGAAGATCAATTTGCAAGCACAAAGATAGAGCATCTGTCTCTATATACTGACAATCAAAGTCGCGACAAATCTTCTGCAAAAATTGAATTGAATTGGAACAAGGGGAAACCTTTGTCTGTTATTGATCAAAATGGATTGTTAGACACTGCTAGTGCTTATTTTTCACTAGAAGATGGATTCCTATGGGTAGTCTTTGATCTTGTGTTTGAAAAGGAAATGGAAACATCTGACATCTTTTTAGAATCTTGGAATGAGATGAGAGACCCAAGTATCAAGACTCTTCATGATTCCTTTAAGGTGTCTAAATCTGATTATGTACCAAAACAAAGAATTTCTCTTAGTGTGGATGTGGATTTATCTCATGACACCTCGAATCCCACATGTCATGCACGCGACGCTTGTTTTACACCATATAATGCAAAAATTCTCAAGGGTGGTGTCATATCATGGATAAATAATGATTCATTTATGCATGATGTTGAGAGTGGTACTCCTGGAAATCCTACAAATGAATTTGATTTGCACATAATGCCTGGAGAAACTTTACAGAAAAAATTTGAAAAAACTGGGGTGTTTTCTTATTTTTGTAGATTGCATCCATGGGCAACTGGGATGGTTACAGTACTTTCTGAAAAACAAGAATCTATCCCTGTTTCTACTGATTTACACAAACCTGTTTTGCATGTTGCATCAGAAACATCTTCAGGTTCGATAATGATTGAAAACACTGATACTGTGATTATTCCAAACAAAGATCTTACTTTTAAAATTTCAGGACATATTAAGGACAAAAAGAAAGGACAACCAATAATTGTAGTTATAATGAGGCCTGATGCCACGACTGAAAAACTCAGAACAACTACTATGGACAAAGGATACTATTTCATTCCTGCCAAACTAAACCGAAATTGGCAAGAGGGAGATTATACAGTAACAACATTCTACAAAAATGACAAAATAGCTTCAATAACATTCTTTGTTACTGATAAGAAGCCAGTGGGCTTTGGAGGAAAATTGTTTGATAAAAGAGCAGAACTTGAAAAAATAATTTCAGAATATGTTGATTCGTCTTTATTACTAACAGATCTTGATAACTGGATGAAGGAAAATGGATATGATAAAAATGATATTGAATTTATTCATGAGAAATTATTGAATTTTGGGCTGAAAAAATAA
- a CDS encoding OsmC family protein: MTEIINNVDLTKVSQTAQKGREDKESLRKPVKLEGEWILDQSQGFQFKTELGYEKGKQVIEIDSPSFLGGQGNRLGPMAYCVAGITSCFIGTFVGIAAQQKIKLTKLKVKTQCQINFAKTFDISEEAITEGINFQVEAESDNANKKKLQEVLAMAEERCPAMYSMSHKINVDAKIV; this comes from the coding sequence ATGACAGAAATAATTAACAATGTGGATTTAACCAAAGTTTCCCAAACAGCACAAAAAGGAAGAGAAGACAAAGAGTCTCTAAGAAAACCAGTAAAGCTTGAAGGAGAATGGATTTTAGATCAAAGCCAAGGATTTCAATTCAAAACAGAACTTGGCTATGAAAAAGGAAAGCAAGTAATTGAAATTGACTCCCCATCATTTCTAGGAGGTCAGGGAAACAGATTAGGCCCAATGGCATATTGTGTTGCAGGAATCACATCATGTTTTATTGGAACATTTGTTGGAATTGCGGCACAACAGAAAATCAAACTAACCAAACTAAAAGTAAAAACACAATGTCAGATAAATTTTGCAAAAACATTTGATATTTCAGAGGAAGCAATTACAGAAGGGATTAATTTTCAGGTAGAGGCAGAAAGCGATAATGCTAACAAGAAAAAGCTTCAAGAAGTATTAGCAATGGCAGAAGAGCGATGTCCTGCAATGTATAGCATGTCACACAAAATCAATGTAGATGCCAAGATAGTTTAG